CCGTTCCACGTGATTGAAGCAGCCCCACACAATTAACATAATCAATATGAATTATGTTAATTAAAATACATATGAATAGGTTCGCATCGCTACAAATGCATCAAAAATCAGTCATTCACAAAATGGAAAAAGTAGTTAATTTATTAACTTCTGTTATAGATTAAAACGAAAACGCACTTGTTTTGTCCAACTTATAAACAGGAGACAATATTGTGAGAATTTGCTAACATTTAAATGAGGTACTAGGAGACATCAACTGTTTTTAGTGCATCCTATATTGTACCACAACATGATAACATTATCGTCTACAGTAGTTACAAACATCTTAAAATCAACGTAATGCCTCGAGCCAAGACCTTATTATGCACTCTAAAAAAGGACACAGCAAAACCAAGTCCTTTAGTTGCCAGTGCAGCGATGGCATCCAGTGTCAAGGAAACCATATGGCACAGATCAAAGATAACTACTGTATGTTCATATATTTACGGTATTAAGAAGAACTGATTCAGCGTTTTGGTATTCTGAGAAACGACGATACTTGCGTAAAGTACAGGAAGGTCAAGCTTCATCGGACACATTAAATCCAGTGCGGCATTTGTTCCTTTCCATAAATACAACACTCTGTACAAGTGGTCGAATATAAACCTGACTTACTTTCTCCTTTTTATAGACAAAACTGAATGAGGAAAAGAATACAAAACATggccagagacacagacagcgcACGCCTGTGTCTGAGGTATCAACACAGATCCTCGCGTTGAATGGTGTCCAGTGGAACCACccggtacctggtcaggtcacCGGGGTCCGCGAGGGCGCTGTACCCCTCCCACCGTGTCTCAGACTTGCGAAACGAAACAAAAGTCTTCCAAGATGGAGGATGCGTTAATTAAgagccactcacactagggctgcGGCCctgtgcccgagctcatttgcatactaaagtctagaacgtttggctagtgtgaccacgccatccgtattccagcacggagcagccccttggccacggcacacttgggagagatgtgccgtggccaaagtacagatgctaatgagatgatacgcaacgtgagctggatgacgtagtccttgcgcgacccttctttctttataggtccatgcccttcttccccacaacaatcattttaaacaatggcggcaagcggttcacgagtgggtttacgttggtgcgatagtgaagtcgagtgtttacttggaatttgggccgacgacagcattcacgttgttgttctccattgttgttatggcggcaaggacgcttggtgatgacgtatttatcgtattacgacgtgatgacgtatgtatgaaggagcaatcgtgcccaggccacggcctttgggagcagtgtgaccacgggccagcggcgggagtggggagggggggaatcgtgctgaatcttcctgcagcacggaacaggcaaacggccctagtgtgagtggccccttagGGGTGGGATGGAAACCTAAACAAAATGTTGTCATGACTGTGGCGAGTGTGCGAGGATTAGTTGTAGGATAGAAGGAGGATGATCTATGTAGAAAACAGAGCAGTGCGGAACCGTtgaacccacacccacacactttctTGCTAAATTTCATTttgtgagagaaaaaaaaaaaaaaaaaaaaaaaaaatggcacaGGATAAAATATAACCAAATCTTCATATGTTTTTAAGAATTTTCTTGTTTTTACAATATATTCATAGAAATAAggacaagaaaaaaagaaagtgcatcCGGTAccggatagacagacagacacccaatAACACATGATGCCTGGAggaaagggggcggggctagaaCAGGTAGCGGGAGTTTGAGCAACAAAATGGGAAACGAAACGAATGGCACGTCATTGAAAAGTCGGAGGGTTCGAGTGTCTCGTTGCCACAGACACGCCCTAGGCAACCAAGGGAGAGACTTTACCCCAGCAACCACTGGTCTCAACAGTGAGGGAAACGCTGAAAGGGGGCTTTCAAAAACAGatgggataaaaacaaaacaaatgggaggaagaggaacaaaATGGCCGAGCGCCTCAGATCGTACACATCATGTCGGACGCGGAGAGGTCGTCGGCGCTGTCCGGGTCGCTCACTTTGTCCTGGAAGATGTAGAGGTTGTTGATGGTCGCCACGGCGATGATGTTGTCGTTGGGGTGCCAGGCCGTGTGCAGGATCTTCTTGTTGAAGTCCAAACTGTCCACGCTGATCTCGTCCTTCTTGCGCTTgctgcagccgccgccgccgccgccggtgcAGACCCGGCGCGGCTTCAGCAGCTGCAGCGGCAGGTTGTGCTCGCGCGACGCCTCCAGGGTGGCGTCACGCCGCTGGGCGCGGTCGAACATGCGGAAGAAGTTGTTGTACGAGCCCGTCATGACAACGctgagcgagggagggagagagagacagaggagaccaagtgagtgtgagagagaatgaacTGCCAGCAACAGAAGGACAATGCAACTTAAAAAGGCCCCTATTTTATTCTTCGGAGGAGTTATAACAAGCCATTTCTAAATCTATCCACTTAGGGCAGATGGATCCACCTCCAGTCTCCCAGTCAGGGTAGTCCATTTAGGGGACCATAGAGTTGACCTACGTCCGGATGGACACTCCCACCTGTGATGTTTCAACGTGGACTCATTTACCAAGGGCTTGTTATGGCTTATACTCTGCAAGTCCTCACCACGGTGGGGAAATAGAGGCGCTTTCAAACGAGAATAGAAAGAGAACAATAAAAACGTCTAACGGTATTTTATGCCAACCTGTCGTTTCCGTTCCAGCAACATTCAAACTTGTCGAAGAGGCAGTCGTTCTCGTAGAGGGAGCACATCTTGTTCCTCAGGTACTCATGAACctaagaagaaagaagaaaaaaaaaaacatattaaagttTACCATTTCAACTAGCTCGTTGCTTAAAATAAACTGGACATATCTTGAGTTTAATGCTGATCGATAGGGAGTGCAATAATGTCATCATTAAAAAGCTAATCCTAAAACGTATTATTTACTAAGAAAACAAGGCTTACTATGGGCACTCccaaaacccctcccactcacgccACCCTGCCGGCCCAACGGCGCTAGGTCTCGTCAAACAGTCGCACAGTGAGTCAGAGTGGACCAAACGCGGTTCTGGAGTTCATTCTGAAAGGCTCCACCCTGAAACCCAGGAGGGGCTCCGTCTTACACAGTGCAACATTAACAGGGTTTCTCGTGAATGTATTGAAATAAAAACGAAATCTTAGTTTGGGTAATTCCTGAATGAAACATGTTTCATACATCACTGGTCAGAAGTTAGTCTCTGAAAAAGCATTTTCTTTCAGGCTACTGTGGCTAGGACATCCTCTAGTGGTCGGTCATCAAACGACAATAAGATATTCTTCAGGATATACAGACAGGAAATGAGGGATTACATGCATTGTGTTTCAATCATCTTCTCAATGACCACAATACTGAAATGATCCATGAGGAAGATGCATTTAATGTtaacataatataaatatatttaaatgacGCGACTCCTCTTTGAAATATTCAAATATGCAGACCGCAATCGGATTCACGTCAGTGTTGGGCTGCCAAATTTACAATcgatattcaaatatttttggACTAGTAAACCACCATTACATTAAAATGTCTAAATTAACCAACATAAAAATTAAAACGTGCACTCGGTTCTGTGGCCCCCTACCTGGTAGGTCTCGATGGGCCGGGTCTCCATGTTCAGATCCCAGATCTTCACCGTCAGGTAGTCGCGGGTCATCAGGTAGCGCCCGCTGTGGCTGAACTTGACGTCcgagatggaggagatgatCTCAGAGAAGAAGGAGCGGTTGCTGGGGTCCTCTGGCTCCTCaaacactggggggggggggggggggggggggggaggcggtcgCACGTTGAGTCAGTGAACAACACCACATTCAGAACTTTTTAACACAATCAAAAGGACTCTGGTTGGTTTCTTTACTTCTTACATAACGTTAACTTATCAGAGTGTTAAGTATTTTGATACTTTTGCGATGCCGTCGCAGAAACACAGCCGGTCAACATTTCCGTGAACCATTAACATGTCTACAATCAATCAGTAGCTGATTTGACATCCTCCTACGTTTTTGTTCTGTCCCAGTAAACCCATTTGCTACCTGCAAATGCTGCACAGTACGGAACGACAAACACTCTGCATGCTGTGTCCCACTAGCCTACCGCCCATAGTCAGAAAATCTGTTTAAAGATAATCAACATGTAAGCTACCGATACCGTCATTTAAATATTCACATTGAGCAGACGTTTTCCTATCAGGCAGAGTAAAAACAAGGTACACAAGCGCGTCTCGTGATCTAAACAAACTGTATCAAGTGAAAACGCCCCATGGGCCGAGGCCCGGGTCACAGCGCCAGTAAGGTGGCGCGCCCCCCCAGGGCCGACGTACGCTTGGTGTGCTGGTCGCAGAGCGCCGACGCCCTCATGTCACACAGGCGGATGCTGCCCTTGCTGCTGCTGTACACCAGCGTGTggcagtggtgggggtggaACTCGGCCGCCGTGATGATCTCCGTCAGGTCCTCCATGTTGGCCGGCTTGATGTCCACGatgtctggaggggggggggggggtccgaggTCAAGGAGAAGACGTGCAGGAGGCCGTGGGTgggctgttttgtgtgtgcgacCGTCGCATGTGATGAATACAAACAGACACTCAGATTGAAGAGGTTGGCTTCACGTGACAAAAACAAACCATTGAAGGAAGGATTTAGGGAGTTAGGGTATGTTGTAAACATATTGCccgtaaagccctttgagactaaatgtgattaagggctatttaaataaaattaacATGACATGTGGATCATACTCTGCGTTCCCTACATATAGTAAACATGCTAAGACAATACACTCACGATTTTAGAATATCTTCCAAATAATGAGATAAGATTTGGATATGAATATAAACCAATTCAATAGCCATGTTGAGTGGGTGGGTCACCTGAGATAAGAATCTACTTCAACAGTGAACAGTTCCACCGCTCTTCTAAAGCTAGATAAAAGGAGTAGGCATTTGCCGTTAAAATAAGTCCCTAAATGATagagaacacacccacacacacgcacgcgcgcacagacacacgcactcacacacgcgcgcacacacacacacacacacacacacgcgcacacaggatACTGAAGCTGCGGTCGTTGATCTCCAGGTTCCAGAGGTTGACGCGGAGGTCGTCGGCAGACAGGTAGGTCTCGTGGTCGGAGTTGACGGAGATGGAGTTGATGTGGTAGGTGTGGGCGTTGGAGAACACCCTCCTGGGACTGGCCTCAACCATCAGGTCCATGGGCCGGAACACCGGCACCTGGCCGGAGGAGGTGGGGATTAATGGTAGGATCCGTGGGGGATAGCAGGGCGTTTGGGTCGCGtagcagtgtgtgagtgagtcaggTGTGAGAGTGACattcagtgcgtttacatgcagTCATTATCGGATAAAGAAACGGATAAGACCTCAACCGGAGTTTTAAAGCGCGTGTAAACACCTTTACCCGATTTACTTCGGACCGAAATCGGTACATGAACGGACAAGCGAGATCGGATAAGAACACCTAGATAATCCGATCATAGTCCGGTTTCTACCTGCGTGTAAACCCGCATCGTATCTCGTATCGGATTTTGCGTTCTGCTCATGCTCGAGATCTTGCGGCCGGGGGACGTGAGCCGGAAGTAGAAGGAGACGGTAGTCGGGTTGTTGTCGCCATAGACATAAAAATAATTCTtatttctttataaatataaatatttaattatttctttAGATGTTAATGGTTGTCGCCGTCGGAAAACGAGAAATggcgatttatttaaaaaggtgacgCAGAAGAAGGAGGAAGGCGGTGTCATGCCATTACCCCCTATAagaagtgtatcatcatcaaGATGCATTTttagtacacactacgcttcgatttcacccaaggctgaattaaaagtacatgttctcctaaacgttggtcatcaacgaggttgtaaagtagtaacaTCGGGCACATCTGCCAAAataaacgttttttttcttctgacgTGTATACGatcattattcattcattgcgccgcgaccgaactgacggggatattctctgatattatgaatcttaaaggcTGCGTCGGGTTTTCCGACTCTCTGGTACATCCACAACAAAGACTCATAGTGGGGGTTAtatcggccatggtggagaaggaattgggagaAAAGGaattttggctttgactctctgaagtcaagattgaaacgctacatggaggagaaagggattgttgccatacagctgtcagttcacttcgggtccatgtcatttctccgacTCTACATTGTTCCTACCTCTCGGTCaatgcggactcctccggcggcTGAGCAGCGGGAGGAGTCCAGCCGGAGTTGAGTGGTCGGAACAATGAAGcgtcggagaaatgacatggacccgaagtgaatgCTCCGGCCATTATCCGATCTCTTAAAGGCCATGTACGTTCGGATAATTGACACGGTCCGTTCCGAGTAGCAAAATCGGTGTAAGGCTTAATCCGATCTAGCTTtcccatgtaaacgcactgattGAAGTGTAAAACATTGGCAGAAGGATGGTCCAAGAATGTGATGACCATAGAAAAACACTATTAGTCAGACTATGTTGAACAAGAATTAGGAATAGAAATTACAGGTATGGAGGTTTTCTAAATATAAAAAACGGCAATCGAGTGTAAAGACTGAAAGGAATGTAGTGCCAGTTATCCTCCTCCTAAGATAACTAGGAAAGCAATTACAGGCATGCAGAATCAAACACGCTTGACACGAAACCACAAATTCCAATCGAAATGCACCATAGAAAGGTCATTGAATAATATTAACTGTTCATAATACGATGGTAAAAGAGTGACGGGTAATGTCTGTTGAAGTGCACTTTCTCCGGAAAGTGTCAGAGAAGAGTGAAACAAACCAACAATGGCCAACATACAACACCAAACACAGACTCAAAATCGAGGTCCTATGAAAAGGTTACAAATCAAATTGGCCTGTTTCCTCAAAGCCTCAATACTGATGCTTAAGATAGGTACCTTGTTCATTCCCAAAGGGAATTTACGTTTGTTACCGGAGTTCTTCTAAACCTTCAAACTATTAAAAATGGTCAAGTAAATAAATGAGCGTTGTAACCCCGTCAGGTGGTGACGCTCAGCGTCAGTGCTAATGTGGAAGACTCACCCTCAGTGATGTCACGTTACCGGGGTTGATGTAGCGGCCGTCTTCCTCCTTCAGGTTGTAGCCCTCTGGCCTCTTGTCGCGCTCGCTGATCTTCCATAGCTTGATGGTTTTATCTGGAACagttaaaaaagaaagatagaaaATAAATCGAGTTGACCTTTGAAGCCAACATACATGGGCATGGATATCCTAAAAACTAAAAGAAGACACTGAAAGTCCTGAGTTCAGACCTTTATTGGTGTAATTAAAAGCCTGTTTGCGGATGGGCTTCAAGCTGAAGGACGTATAAAGGTTAGGCTACAGGTACAGAAGAGGCATTGTGGGTAGAGACAATGTTTAACAAATTGCTGCGGCAGGGATGAATACAGcgaaacacaaaacataagattAATTTCAGCCACAACACGGGCGCCCTGCCAATATAAAGTGGACCGATTTTATTTTTAgatgggggacggggggggcagCATGGCCACCGCAGACAGGCTGAAGTCCCAGCTCGCTTCAGAGCAGAAACCGAAACATTTATCCCTTGGTTTGAAGTAAAAGGCACGGTTAATATTAGGCTGATGACAGatgtataaaataaacaaaggaATGAGCAGGGATATTTCTTTTGAGTGGTAGAATTATGATGAGCAGGAAAACACTGAAATATGGGCGTGTCCAAGGATGACACAATGATACGGTTGAAAGCTCATTAAACAGTTGAAGGTGGGGATCAAAGTGAAGCACAAAAGAAACAAGCCACCGACCGTTGGTCGACAACAGGAACTGCGAGGCGTTCTGCTGGGGCAGCCAGCGGATCTTGTTGATCTTCTCCTCGATCTCCAGGCTCTTCAGGTAGTCGAACTCGGGCTCGTGGCTCTGGAAGGTGCTGTACACGTTGTACTCGCTGCGGTACTCGGGGACACTCTTGTTCTGCAGGGGCCGCGGGCGGAGGAATGGGACACCAATAGGTTTCAaaaacacccagacacacagggaAATATTTCATGCATTTAAAAGTTACATTTAATTAGTTATGGCAGATCTGTTATTAATTTTTCCTGCATCTTGTCTTTTGtccaatttattttaattactaTATTCCTGTTTGCTCTGACGTCCAAAGAACTTGAACATACACATCCATATTTACCATGCTATACATTAATAGAGGGATTCGGGACAATGAAACTATGGGATTTTCTGGATTTATCAGAGCAGAAATAAACCAATGAATGGCTTTCCCAGCGAGGTGAACAAATCCACTTTACTAATGACACAGTCTCCCTAGTCTCTTTTGTGTTGCATTCTTTGACAATATACATCCGtgagcgcgtgcgtgcgtgtgtgtgcataagaaAATATAAGTGCACAATTGAGTCAGTTTTCCTCTGTAAAAGTTGATAATGCATAATAGCCCATTCATAAATTGACACCCAATACAACATTCACTACTCGTATAGATTCAATCATGCATTGGAAACAATAACATGTAATGAGGCTAGAAGTCAGTCGATGAGATGTCAGGCCCACTGCGTCTTCACTGTTAATTCATGACAGAATGTAACAGTGATCACCACGTTGTGGTGAACTACACTCAAATCAAAAGAGGAACAATTGCTGAGACCCACAACAATTCAATGCAGTGGTCAAATTGACCTTTTACTCTGAACCATTGTTCTCTACTTCCCATTGGTATTGGTATATAACTAACCTTTACTTCATGTGGCTACCTCTACTTCCTGTTTGAATCAGTATGAATCCAACCTCCACCTCAGGTGGGTATCAGTATGAACCGTGCCTCTCCCTCCTGTCGGTATGGGTATGCAACGCACCTCTACTTCCTGTTGGAAGATGACCACGCGCCCCCCCCGGTCCCCGGTGGCCAACAGCTCTCCTGAATGGTTGAACTCCACCGTTGAGATGATGTccgctgaaacacacacacacacacacacacacacttaattggCCCTTTCAAGTCTCAGGAGCGCTACACTGCCCCTGGTTTAGAATCCAGACAGCAATTATCAAGGTTCTATTAAACAAAAGATAGCTCATCACAATTGTTATACATGATATAATGTTTGAATATAAAAGAAAAAGGGTGCAACTGGTCAAATATCCAACTAGTATGCCATCGGTTTTTCCAGAGGGTTGTGGTGTACAACCCCATTGTACGAAACAAGAAATGCACAGTTCCTCCTAAAAGGTCTTCggtatctcctcctctctcgacATAAACACTATTCAATTGTTATCTATTGCGCACCCCAGGTTATGTCTTACCACTTTAAGTCGTATTTCACATTACCCCGGCTAAATTCCTGTAGAATCAACACAGAGACATTGCTGCAGCAGTGACAATGTGCTTTAATAGGAGTAGTTCTTTAAACCACTTTAACTTCCAACATAAGCATCAGATATTAAGTTTAATTCCCAACCGAAAACTACTCGGTTCTCGGTTGGGGCTTGGCCATGATCTCCGTACAGCTGGATAGGCTTAGCCCCAGTCGATGAGGAAACAGCCAGGTAGTCACGGTTAACCCTGACGATGTGGTCCGTTCTGGCAGCGGGGAGCCCAGATACGGCTGGTGCATCTGGGTTTCAACATGCAAACAACTACCATGTTGTTCTAGAATGCACTGCTGGGGGAACTGAGACTAGTGTTGCCAGGCTAGCAGTGCTGTTTTCACACAGTGATAGTTGACATTGTATCGCCCGTTTGGGGTATCGTAGAATAACGCTAGATGTCCAATTTACAGAATGAATGCAGCGCTTCCCACAGATCAGGTAGCATTGTGTTGTGCCCAATCTcgcacaaaatacattttaaagtggATCGGCCCACTAACGGTCTAACACCGTAATATATATAAACTTTAACCGCTTTTTACATTAATCGCAAATATCCCGCTACTTCGGGTTTTCCTTTGTAGGCGCGTTGAGAGGAGGCGCGGGCGAATCCACTATAAGCTGAGGCGGGGTAAAGAGCGGCATTGTGGGTAACAGGAAAATAGCACGCTGGAGCAGATTAGGGAAGACAGTCAGAGACAAATtgccaaccctaacccaataatgtacaatattatACCAATTGCAAATATTGGTCGTGGGGTGCATTGTACAACTACAACAGGTTTTTCTAAAACGTGTTTTCAGGCTGCATTATTACTTTAGGTAAATATCTCTGCAACACAAAAGACAtattttgaatgtttttttaatgtttcaaaCTAATAATCTGACACGTTTCATAATATCCCCATAACACAAAGTGCATTAATAAAAATACCACGCTCAACCGGCGTCCAGTTAATCCGGTTCAGCCGTCAAGGAGCCAGAGTGGTCCGCCCAGCCAGACCGCGGGCATAAGGATGTCAGGGTATGTAGAGCAGACGGAGAATTAGAACTAACCtacttcacagacacacagactaaAGGTTGTGGTTGGCCGGCTTTGTGTAGGCTATTGTCCTGAAGGTCTGTTGGCAGGGGGTTCAGAGGGGGATGCCCCTGCTTCTGAAAGCCTTGGAGGAGCTAAGTGAGGCTACACAGCTGTCCCAGATTGACCACCTCCATCCCCGGTGTGATTGCAGACAGGAGTGAAACGTgtcactggtacacacacacacacgcgctcagtGATTATGGACCACTGGGTTTGTGGAACGGTTCAAGCATAATACTATTCATAGGTTTAGTATTTAACCTATATT
This Gadus macrocephalus chromosome 19, ASM3116895v1 DNA region includes the following protein-coding sequences:
- the LOC132447887 gene encoding serine/threonine-protein phosphatase 2A 55 kDa regulatory subunit B alpha isoform-like is translated as MAGGGSEDMQWCFSQVKGAIDDDVAEADIISTVEFNHSGELLATGDRGGRVVIFQQEVENKSVPEYRSEYNVYSTFQSHEPEFDYLKSLEIEEKINKIRWLPQQNASQFLLSTNDKTIKLWKISERDKRPEGYNLKEEDGRYINPGNVTSLRVPVFRPMDLMVEASPRRVFSNAHTYHINSISVNSDHETYLSADDLRVNLWNLEINDRSFNIVDIKPANMEDLTEIITAAEFHPHHCHTLVYSSSKGSIRLCDMRASALCDQHTKLFEEPEDPSNRSFFSEIISSISDVKFSHSGRYLMTRDYLTVKIWDLNMETRPIETYQVHEYLRNKMCSLYENDCLFDKFECCWNGNDSVVMTGSYNNFFRMFDRAQRRDATLEASREHNLPLQLLKPRRVCTGGGGGGCSKRKKDEISVDSLDFNKKILHTAWHPNDNIIAVATINNLYIFQDKVSDPDSADDLSASDMMCTI